The following coding sequences lie in one Spinacia oleracea cultivar Varoflay chromosome 1, BTI_SOV_V1, whole genome shotgun sequence genomic window:
- the LOC110801133 gene encoding calcium uptake protein, mitochondrial: MSSSSILRTAKSSINLIPTTQRLPVRHLSTAASGGAIQGDPQPSSSETNPRSWVLKLVSGIAVGSSLGALFYPVSPNHDCDVNDNVSSSSSSSVFDYFKGKSMLTFADWSSAPTEATSISSLDSVPRSLSLKNSRFLFPDAFRRKVFFKYEKRMRMRSPPEKVFEYFASVQSSSGEILMTPSDLMRAVVPVFPPSESGLVRDGYLSGERCPGELRCPASEFFMLFDVNNDGLISFKEYIFFVTLLSIPESSFSVAFKMFDLDKNGEIDRDEFKKVMALMRNQNRQGSTHRDGLRHGFKLGGSVENGGLLEYFFGETGEMQLHYDRFVRFLRKLHDEIVRLEFSHYDYKSQGTISAKDFALSMVASADLNHVNKLLERVDELDNCPELSSTRISEDQFCKFAELRTKLEPFSLALLAYGKVNGLLTRKDFQRAASQVCGVDLNDNVVDIVFHVFDANRDGNLCAEEFLRVLQKRARDIAQPNETGILGFLSCCRNCANNCSFSRLFS; this comes from the exons ATGTCGTCCTCTTCGATTCTAAGAACAGCCAAATCATCAATTAATTTAATCCCCACCACCCAACGCCTCCCTGTCCGCCATCTATCCACCGCCGCGAGTGGTGGCGCTATTCAGGGGGATCCACAACCGTCTTCCTCCGAAACCAACCCCAGATCATGGGTTCTGAAATTGGTTTCTGGAATTGCAGTTGGGTCAAGCTTAGGGGCTTTATTTTACCCAGTTTCGCCTAATCATGATTGCGATGTTAATGATAATgtttcatcttcttcctcatctTCTGTTTTTGATTATTTTAAAGGAAAATCAATGTTGACTTTTGCTGATTGGTCATCTGCTCCCACAGAAGCTACTTCCATTTCTTCTTTGGATTCCGTACCTCGTTCTCTCTCCTTGAAGAATTCCAGATTTCTCTTTCCGG ATGCGTTTAGGAGGAAGGTCTTTTTTAAGTATGAGAAACGTATGAGGATGCGAAGTCCTCCAGAGAAG GTGTTCGAGTACTTTGCATCTGTTCAAAGTTCTTCTGGAGAAATACTGATGACGCCATCGGATTTGATGCGAGCTGTTGTCCCTGTTTTCCCCCCATCTGAGTCAGGTCTAGTCCGAGATGGGTACCTTTCAGGGGAGAGGTGTCCTGGCGAGTTAAGATGTCCTGCTTCTGAGTTTTTTATGCTGTTTGACGTGAATAATGATGGACTAATTTCTTTCAAAGA GTACATATTTTTTGTGACCCTACTCAGCATTCCTGAATCAAGCTTCTCTGTGGCTTTCAAGATGTTTGATCTTGATAAAAACGG AGAGATTGACAGGGATGAATTCAAAAAAGTCATGGCTCTGATGAGAAATCAAAACAGGCAAGGATCTACTCACCGTGATGGGCTTAGACATGGTTTCAAGCTAGGAGGTTCTGTGGAAAACGGGGGCTTACTTGAGTATTTCTTTGGCGAAACTGGTGAAATGCAGTTACATTATGACAGATTTGTccgatttttaagaaaattaCATGATGAA ATTGTGAGATTAGAGTTTTCCCACTATGATTATAAATCACAAGGGACTATATCAGCAAAGGATTTTGCTCTCTCCATGGTAGCTTCTGCTGATTTAAATCATGTAAACAAGTTGCTTGAACGGGTTGATGAATTAGACAATTGCCCAGAGCTTAGCAGTACACGCATCTCAGAGGACCAATTCTGCAAATTTGCAGAACTACGTACAAAGCTGGAGCCTTTTTCTTTGGCCTTGTTGGCATATGGTAAAGTTAATGGTTTACTGACAAGAAAGGACTTCCAACGAGCCGCATCTCAG GTGTGTGGTGTTGATCTGAATGACAATGTGGTGGATATCGTTTTCCATGTTTTTGATGCAAACCGTGATGGGAACTTGTGTGCCGAAGAATTTCTGAGAGTTCTTCAGAAACGGGCAAGAGACATTGCCCAACCAAATGAGACTGGAATTTTGGGCTTTTTGTCATGCTGCCGTAACTGTGCAAATAATTGTTCCTTCTCCCGGCTATTTTCTTGA